DNA from Malus sylvestris chromosome 11, drMalSylv7.2, whole genome shotgun sequence:
atatagcgagctggcaaacattatgaatgtagaaaatatgcagtaattaatgaaagaagtttaaacacaccataatcatttatatataatgaattagtacaatattttacactttatatattgcatggtaagatacatgagtgacttagtaccacatagagttcctatcaatgtctaaaatatcgatgatatcggaaatatcggtagtccaaaaacatggaaatttcgatgaaaatatcgggataatatcgatattttagaccttggtcAGCGTATTCcttttttctcaaaaataaaaccTAATCAAATTTGACCGAAACCTGTGAGAACAAAAACTAATCcataattttctcaaaaataaaaccTAATCAAATTTGACCGAAACCTGTGAGAACAAAAACTAATCcataattttctcaaaaataaaaccTAATCAAATTTGACCGAAACCTGTGGGAACAAAAACTAATCcataattttctcaaaaataaaacctaatcaaacaatctaacaaaaaaaaccaaaatcaaccatTCGAATTTGACACTTAATCAGCGTTGGTCTGCGTGAAATTGTGGAATCATGCAAGAGTGTTCAGACCATGCAAGAGTGTTCAACCAAAACCAACCAAAACATGCAAATTTAACATCTTAATGTCATCTGATCTTACCCGTATGAACCAAAACAAACATTAACGTGCCAATTACATATAATGCCTGGGAGTTTCTAACCCAATTGAACCTATCGATCACACAATCAATTTTTTAACTGCTAACAAGTCATCGCTGTGGAGTCGGCGCTGTCAAGTCATCGCTACTATATATCTACATCTGCATAACAAGAGGCAGTGCATGCAGGTTGAGGCAAAGAAGACCCAAAGGTGAATGATGGTCAAAATCTCCGCACTCTACACTTAGTCTAActattcgtttttttttttttttttttgacatgaTATGAACAACCTGATACAGGACAAGGAGCAAAATGTGGAGGTTACTCTTGGGCTTTTTGGTTGATGTAAATTGTtggtagaaaaggaaaagacacTCATAAAAATGAAAGTCAAGACAAAAACTCCCGCCATGATACACACCAACAGGGTTCTAGGAGTCGACTTAGGAATCACAGGTAGGTTACATCACAGAATCCTAAAGAGAAAAATATGCTGCTCACTCACTGGAAAggtttataaattcattaatttcaatgAAAGAAAAAGGGCTCACAAGCCTTTTATGGAGTTCTACTAGGTTGGATACTATTAAGGATACTTATGTAAATGAAACTGTTAGTTAATACTTAGAAATGTAATTCAATATTTGATATTAGTTAATCAGGTTAAATGTGTAATTAGTTAGTTGGAGTAGCTAATGGTGACAGCTGTAAATGAgttgtatatatacaactaTAATGTAACTTTATTCAGTTAGTAAATGAAATGATATTCTTTTCTAACATGGTATCACTCGCCTCTGTCTAACGACTTGATCCTCTTTCCTTCGTCCCTACGCTTTCTGCGACTCTTCGTTGCTAAGCTTCCATTTTCTTGAAGCTTCTTGCATCCGAAACCCTACTTTCTCCTGCAATCTTCCATGGCGACCTCGGCTTCTCCCTCCAACGCTGGTTCTCACGATCCTCCTCATCCGATCGTCGATTCCAGCTCTAATCTCTCTTTTGCCTCTCATGCTGCTTTCATCACGATTCAGAACATTGGTTCTCTGGTTCCAATCAAGCTGACCACGACGAATTACTTGACCTGGAGTGCCTTGTTCGCTCCCATTTTCCGTCGGTACAACCTTGCAGGCATTGTCGATGGCTCGCTTCCTCCACCGCCTCAATTTCTCACTGATGTTGCTGGATCTCGCACTCTGAATCCAGCATATGTTACCTGGTATGAGAATGATCAAAACATTCTCATCTGGATCAACTCTACACTTTCTGATTCTCTGATTCCCTACACGGTTGGAGTCAATTCTTCCCGAGAACTCTGGGCGAAATTGGAATCCCGGCTTGCGACTGCTTCTCAATTGCACATTCATGAACTCCGTTCTCGTCTTCGAACCCTAACTAAGGGCGATTCTTCTGCTGCCCGATttcttcaacaaattgaagaaattgctGATGCTCTTGCTAGTGCCGGCGCTCCGATTGAAGATTCTGAGATCATCTCTGTCATTCTTCATGGCCTTCCATCTGAATATGACTCGTTTGTTGATGCGATTCAGTTTCGCCTTGGTTCCACGACAATTGATGAACTTCATGGCCTGCTTCTCAGTAAGGAGATTCAATTAACGACTCGGAACAAATCATCTTCGTCTTCGCCTTTTCAGGCATTTCATTCTTCTGCTGGCCTTCTTCCCACGCCTCCCTCTCAAGCTCTTCTGGTGGCTCCAGACTTCAATTCTCAAGGCCGTGGCCCAGATCGCACCTCTTCTTCTGCTCGCGGTGCCATCTCCAATTCTCGGAATTTTCAAGGTCGTGGAAATTTTCGCTCTAATAATTTTCGCCCCAATTTCAATCGCCAAGGCTATCCAAAGTATAATCGTGGTTGCTCAAATTTCTACTCATCTGGCAAGAAGGTTCCTTGTCAAATTTGTCAACAATTTGGTCATGAAGCCATTGCTTGTCCTCACCGCATGAATCCCCAATTTTCTGGTCCTCATTCTCCCTCTGCTATGGTTGCCAGTACAACCACTTCCTCTCCAAATTGGATTGTGGATTCTGGCGCTACATCTCATATGACAAACTCGGCTAATCATCTCCAAAATTCGGAACCTTACACAGGTCCTGAGCAAGTTTATATTGGcgatggcaaaggtttgccAATTCTTCACTCTGGATCTTCTCACTTACCTACTTCTCATTACAATTTTCAGCTTCGTAATGTGTTACATGTCCCTGACTTAAAACACAATTTGCTTTCTGCAAATCAATTTCTCCTTGATAATTGGTGTTCTATGCATCTTTATCCATTTCACTTCACTGTGAAGGATATTACTTCGGGGAAGATGCTTTTTAAAGGACCAGTGCATCGTGGTTTCTATCAGTTTCAACCTCTCAATTCTGCCTTGGTGAATGCTTTTCATCTTGCCTTTGCTGCTTCGGCAAATGCATCCATGGATGTTTGGCATCAACGCTTGGGTCACCCTTCTCCCAAGATCATTAATAAGTTGTCCTTTGCGTCTTGTATTTCTGTTTCTGGTCCTTCTCATCTTCCATTCTGTAATGGTTGTGCTTTAAGCAAGAGCTCCAAACTTCCGTTTGTTTTGGTACTGAGTAGGACTAGTAAACCTTTAGAATTACTTCACACTGATGTTTGGGGGCCAACCTCTGTATCTTCTGTTCATCATCACAAGTATTATGTCATTTTTGTGGATGATTTTACCAAATATTGTTGGTTCTTCCCTTTGCAATACAAATCTGATGTTTTTAGTACTTTTGTGAAGTTTAAGGCTCATGTTGAGAATATGTTGTgcctcaaaattcaaactctgCGATCTGATTCTGGTGGTGAATATTTGAGTTCTCAGTTTTCTCAATTTCTTGTTGATCATGGCATTCACCATCAACTCAGTTGTCCTCACACTCCGGAGCAAAATGGTTGCTCTGAGCGTAAACATCGACATATAGTGGAGACTGCGAGGACATTGTTGACAGTTTCTCATGTTCTTCATCTTTATTGGGATTATGCTTTTGCTACTGCAGTTTATTTGATCAATCGAATGCCGACTACATCCAAAGCTTCTCCATGGGAATTATTATTCAACCGATCTCCTTCTTATCACACACTGAAAATCTTTGGTTGCAGTTGCTTTCCTTGGTTGCAGCCTTATTCTTCATCCAAGTTGGATCCAAAAAGCAAACACTGTGTTTTTCTGGGTTACAGTCTCAATCACAAGGGGTTCAAATGTCTTGATCCTACTTCTAAAAGGATCTATGTGTCCCGCCATGTCATCTTCGATGAGTCCAGTTTTCCTTTTCACCTGCCCATCTTTGCCCCTCCATCTCCACCATCCCATATTCCTCATCCTCCCTCTCTTCCAACTCAATTAACCTTCTCTCAACCCATTATCATCCCCCGTCCTTCTTCTCCAGAGCTTTCTTCGGTTTCTTCCCCTCCTACTGCCTCTTCATCCCCTTCTCTTTCCCATACACCTTCCCCTTCTCATCTCCCTACAAATATCCATCATATACAGACCCGAGCTAAATCTGGAATCTACAAGCCCAAGGCCTTTACTGCAACCAAACATCATCTACCCTCTCATCTTTCTCATGACTTTGTTCCTACTACATATCTTCAGGCCTCTAAATATCCTCACTGGCTTAAAGCTATGCAGGATGAGTTTCTTGCACTGCAGCAAACTGGAACCTGGACTTtggttcctccttcttcctccaccAATGTTGTAGGCTGCAAGTGGGTTTTCCGAATCAAAAGGAAACCCGATGGTACTGTTGACCGATATAAGGCCCGTCTTGTTGCCAAAGGCTTCCACCAGCAGGCCGGCTTGGATTATACAGAGACATTTAGTCCAGTTGCTAAACCGGTTACAATTCGGATTCTCCTCACTTTGGCAGCTCAATTTGATTGGTTTCTAAATCAGCTTGATGTCAGCAATGCTTTCTTGCATGGTACTCTCTCTGAACAGGTGTTTATGCAACAACCACCCGGGTTTGAAGACTCTAATCATCCCCATCACATTTGCCATCTCCGCAAGTCACTctatggtctcaaacaagctCCTCGAGCTTGGTATGAAAAACTTCATGGTGCACTTCTCTCCTTGGGATTTATTGGCTCTCAATCCGATCACTCCTTGTTTGTCAAGACTGATCCCATGGTGTTCGTCTTagtctatgttgatgacattattGTCACTGGCCCATCTCCTTCTGCTTGTCAACAAATCATTACTCGGCTTAGCTCTCTGTTTCCTATCAAGGATCTCGATCCCCTTCACTATTTTCTTGGCATTGAGGTGAAACGGTCTTCCCAGGGCATTTACATCTCCCAAACCAAATATATACTGGACTTGCTTAAGAAAGCTCACATGGATGGGGCCAAACCTTGTGCTACTCCTCTGAGTACATCAAAGCTTGATCATTCCTCTCCTTTACTGGACAATGCTGCTACCTACAGATCCCTTGTCGGAGCCCTTCAATACTTAACTTGGACTCGGCCTGATCTCTCTTTTGCTGTGAATTTGGTCTGCCAATATATGCATAGTCCCCGACATTCCCATTTTCAGGCTGTTAAACGGATCTTCAGGTATCTTAAAGGTTCTATTGATTTGGGATTATGGTTTCCCAAATGTTCCTCTTCTCCATCCATTATTGCATTCTCTGATGCCGATTGGGCAGGTTGTCCCCTTGACCGAAAGTCTACTGGTGGTTTCTGCATTTTTCTTGGCTCTTCTCTGATTAGCTGGAGCGCTAAAAAGCAACCTACTGTTGCTCGCTCATCCACGGAGGCTGAGTATCGGTCTCTCGCCAATACTGCTGCTGAACTCACTTGGATTTGCAAACTTCTCGTGGATCTTGCTTACCAATCTCCTTCTATTCCCCACCTGTGGTGTGATAATGTCTCTGCTCTGTCTCTGGCCAAAAATCCTTTGTTTCATGCTCGTACCAAGCATGTTGAGCTTGATTACCATTACATTCGTGAAAAGGTTTTAGCTCGCGAAGTTTCTGTTCACTATATTTGCACCCAACAACAGGTTGCAGATATTTGTACCAAGGCCCTTGCTAAGGATCGGTTTCATTCTCTCCGCAACAAACTCTCCCTTCGATCTCCTCCGCtcagtttgaggggggatattAAGGATACTTATGTAAATGAAACTGTTAGTTAATACTTAGAAATGTAATTCAATATTTGATATTAGTTAATCAGGTTAAATGTGTAATTAGTTAGTTGGAGTAGCTAATGGTGACAGCTGTAAATGAgttgtatatatacaactaTAATGTAACTTTATTCAGTTAGTAAATGAAATGATATCCTTTTCTAACAGATACTACATGTAATCCATGTTGAACCCATGGATGCAGTAAACCAATATTAATTGCTAAAaagtatgaatcctagaaccaCCCACACTAACTGTGAACCAACATTAGTTACTAAACGACTGCATATTACCCAACACATGAGGTATAGATGTAAAAGACTCTTCCCTGTTGCAGTAAAGACCCTATAACAGTAACTCGCATTCACTGACTTTGACCAAACAAAATCCCAGGTAAGAACAACATCATGATGCTCCAACACATGAGCCCTCCCTGTGACGCCTTAGGTACAATTTTAAAGGGCAACCACTTGTATCCTTTTAGATTCATTACCACCAGACAATCCCTCACACAACATATACAGAATGTGAAAATAACTTCCCAAACAAAAAGCGACCACCGAAAGCCTTGACTCGTTCACAACCCTATGAAGCTAAAAATATTTCAATGTAGTTACTTCTAATTGGAGTTTCAACCAGGAAATGAATATGCGAGTGGATTACTGGTTCATATGGGTAAGATCAGGTGACATTAAGATGTTAAATTTGCATGTTTTGGTTGGTTCTTGGAATATGAATATCAGGTTACATGATCAGATAATTAGTATTCTATATGATGTTGTTCGTTGGTTAGTTACTTCAAATTGTGAAGTTTAAATTTGTAGCCGACCTTGTTGGCTGTCAAAGTTCTTGGGCTAGCTAGAACTAGTGCCTCAAGTGTGGCACGACAATGTAAATTCTATAATTCTGTTGCTGAATGGAGTTagaaatttgaatgattttttttttgtgtgtcaGCAGTCAGCAAGGGATTATGTAGCAGGCCTGAGACCCCCATTAGGTGTTGGTAACGTGCCATGCTGGAGTTTTAATGTAGTGTACTCCTCAATGCAAGCTTTTTCATCCGTGAGAAATTTCCAATTGGGTTTCAAGTATCAGACGAAGGAGATGCTGCCAAGAAGAAACCCAAGTGATCTCCCTCTAGTTAGCTGGGTGCATGGTCCCCCTATCGAATTGGTGGCCTAACTAAACGTGTACTATTGGAGGTTAGGTAAGCATTGACAAATGGGCTTGTAGTTCAGTTCGTCAAGAATCGAGATCATTTGATCCAAAGCCTCGTGTTCGAAGTCGACCCCCTCCCCATAGTTTACACGAATTTCTGTAGATTATCCAAATTCCATAGAATGTGGTGTGGTTGCAGTTGTTGTGGATTTTGGAATCGGATGCAAAGATTATTATCTGTTACATGTAATTGATGCGTCTAAGAAAAAGGCAAAATCTCTCAACATAATCAGTAGTTTCCGAACTCCAATTCTTTACCGAATAATCTTGTAACCATTAGGGATGGTAACAGTTTGGTTTGGGGACAGAAATGATATATATATCATTGGAGATTATCTACAACCATACCTACCGGATAACAAATTTTTCATCGGTTAACGGTTGTGTCCATCTctgtcaaaaacaaaaaaattataattattcaATTGGTGCATAATAGTTTAGTAGATATTAATTTCGTCATTAAATAGCCATgtctaataataaaaaacataacaatgaatgaattttgtAGAGTATAAAAATAAGAATATTGAATAAAACATTGACAATGTGAGCTTTTGATATCTCCCATAAGCGTTATGTTTGGTGCATAAGGAATATAGTATACGGTTCAATGAatactattatattatatactAAATATATTATGTGGTGAATAATGAATATGGTAATAATGGTATGGCTTCactcaaataatatatatatatatattacatatattaTTCGGTTCGGATTCAGAGACGGATACGGATTGCGGACTCttataaccatatccaaaactATATCTGATTAAAGTTCACAGTTTTTCCTAATATCCATAATATACACAAATTTTCATACCGACATCTGCTCCATTCGAGCGGTTATCCACGATTAATGGGTTTAACGGTTTGAATTGCCATCCCTAACCATGTTGAGAAGCCCACAACACAATCTTCGCTCACCATCAATGAGGGTGGAGGGGGATCTGCAATAAAACACTCTAACGCTCAAGTCAGTCTTTGTTCGTGATGCTTACCAAATATAGAACGATCTCatacctcctttttttttttccttttatgctAGTGGGATTATTAGCCTTTTACATGCTTTCAAGTCTTGGCCTCCAAGTTCCACTTTCCTTCTAGTTCTCCATGTCCCATAGAGTGGGTATTATGTTGCATTATTTTATCCTCACTCCCTTATTTTTAAAAGCACGAGAAATGGCTAGTTTTTAGGATGCATTGACCCTTAAGTTTTGCACCCACAGCCTTTGATGCTTGTCTCATCTTTTCTAGATTAGGGAGGAGAGAAAATCGACCCCCACAGTTAAAAAGACGAGAGAAATAGTGATAACAAATTTGATTATGTTGTAGTCTTAACTAGGTTAAAAAGACGAGAGGCATTTCAGTCTCCTCTTGGCCACAAATCTGACTTCCACACCAGCAACGGGTTTCGAACCAAGACCTCCAGTTGCacataaaatataattaacTCGGTCTAGAGCCATTCTATCTGTATATTTTGCTGATGGGATGTTTGGCAAGTGCTCCACTTCACAAGTGAGATTGAAACATCGGATCACTAGTCTAAATGCATTTACAAATAGAACTTCGCAGGGTGAAACATCGGATTCTTGTTTCTACTTCAATTTGGATTGACTTGAGAAGAAAACGAGAGGTACGAGGCTTGGGAAGCAAACAACACGAGTGAACATGTTTACATCTTTTGTAAGAAAAACAAACGTGacggaatgaccaaattgataCATAATTAACTTATGGAGGACAATAGAATTATACAACCCTTATTTAAACTGTTTAGTCCTACAAGGAAAGGCGCCGCGTCACGACAGTAAATAGAGGCAGAATCAAAATCTCAATTAATCAGCACTTAAAGTAGAAGAAATCATAGAAGTCGGAAGAACGGTGAGCCAGTTGATCCCAAAATAGATAAACAGTCATGACCTCAACAAAAAATGACCGGACATACCTGCGAATTCAGCACTGAATGACTTCAATCAGTTGCGCTCTCACCCCCTGCAAAGATGTAATCAGTTCAACACAGACCAAAACATCAAGCAACAACATCTGAAAATTGGGGAAACTTAATTGTCATCCAAAAGAGGTTGGTTATATTAGAGAGTaaaattcatattataattGCGTTAAGGTGTACATAACAAGCTGCAGTCCTGCAGCACAACTTGAGTGTAGTTTCACATCAACTggtttaaaattcaaatttactAGTTTACTTGCCAGCAAGCAGAGAGCGCTAACGATAAATTACATCCAGCTTACCGTGACAGACTAAATGGTACATGCAGCATTAAgttaaaaaaagcaaaaaacaaagagaCATAAATAGCTATTACTATGTCCATGCAGTCATGTTCCCTCTAATTGGTCAGGCTTCGACCTTCTCTTCCTTAGCACTCTGGGTTTCGTCTTTCTCTGCAtccccttcttcttcgtcttcttcatcTGCCTCATCAGCCAATTTAGTAAGCTCTTCCTGGATCATGACCTTTATGGCTGACTTTCTCAGGCTGAGATCTGCATTGAATTGCCCCGCTGAAAAAGAACAACGACAGGTAGGAAGGCAACAAGAGTTCACATGAGTATTGATCTGATCAAGCACTAAGTTTCAAAATGATAGCTAATCATTTCTTCAATCCTGCTGCAGATGAATGTTCACAATTTTTCTAGCCAAATTACTAGATGCATCTAGCTTGACAAAAATATAGCCAAATTTCTTCGAATAACCCATTTAGAAGCTGAGACCAAATTAATACAATTGGATTAactaatgttaaaaaaaaaagccatttaaattttcaataaaaCAATAGAAACGAGAGTGCATACCAAGTTGCTTCAAAATGTCAGTGAAAGTAGCCTGCAAAATATAGAGAACACCATTTGTAAGTGTATGAGAACAACCATCACTTGCCACACACTGAGGTAATATAAAGTATAAACAAAGAAATATGATGGTCTCAGATACTTCTCCTTTTGATTGCTGATCGGTATAATGTTCTCAGTAAATATACGCAAACACCCTTTACAGCCATGTTTACCAGTTCATTCAAGAATATGCCACTACAACCATGTTTACTGGGCAGACAACTGGTACTCTAAGCTTACCGTATTGAAGTCAACTTCTTTGAGAATTTGACATATTGCATCTCTCAAATTGTCATCAGTTGGCCTCAATTTTTCCTCCTTGGTCTTGTCCTTAACTTTAGCAACTTTTTTCCCTTCAAATAAGCAATAGTATATAGTATTATCAACAAGGATGAAACGACAGACAAGCTCCAATTCttgccaaaaaataaaaaccaatacAATCAATTGTTTATGAACAATATGTAGTAAACAACATTATCAAATcgtgcaaataaaaaaaagaaaaaccagtTAAATCACTGTCCCTCAATATTTAAATAAGACGAGAAGACAACAAAAATGTACAATAGAAAGCACAGAAATCTATTAGCTAAAGAAACAAaaccaagggaggaaacaaaaaaCTAAAGTTATAATCTTTGAAGAAGTAAAAACAACAAATCTGAAACCAAAATTCCATAAGAAAATTGCTTTTAAGAATATATGCAACAATAAAGGAATGAACTTTCTGAGAGGAACAAATGCAGCAAAGAATTTAGAAAGAAAGATGTACTAgcacttcaaaatcaaaagttaaaGAAAAATGTATTATAACCAAGAtggtgatgatggtgatgatgataacaaaaacaatgagaatatcaaatgaaatgAGAGATTTCAATTTATACCAGTTTTTTCCTTTGAGGCAGATTTTTTTGGAGTTGATGCTTTGGAcactttcacatttttcttcttccttgagGATACCTTTGGACTCATATCACTGTCATCATCAACCGGAGTGCGTTTTAATGATGACTTCTTTTGTCTTTTACTAGGTGGTGGAGTAGATTTAGCAGAAACTGCGGATTTTTTTGTTCCAGCTTTTCCAGAAGATTCCTTCTTTCtggatgatgatgattttgaccgtggcttttttttttccacttctTTGTCAGTATCATCGGAAGAATCATGTTTCTCCTCACTTTCCGAATGCTCAGGCATAACATCCTCTGACTTCTCTGGAATGCCATTTTCATTTTCgtcttcatcattttcttcttcttcttgtacaTCTTCCTCTGACTCATCTTCTGTATCTGGTGTACTCTTGTCCCCCAATTTTGAATCATCATCATTCTTTCTACGATTCTGGAAAATTACAGAACAAATGTTCttttacaaataaataagaTAAAGAACAATAAATGGTACAAAGCCATCAATAAATGGTACGAAGCCCTCTACACAGACTGAAGTGCAAAAATCCAATGCAGGTTGCATGCATGTTTCTTCTCTAGATAAATTCTCATGGAACTTTTTAAATCTCATGAAATTGCAGTAAAATTCACAATCAGTAAAAACCTCAGCAACAGTGTATATAGATGCTCCCATCTTAAGATCCACCAATGCTACATAAACTGGAAAGAATTATGAAGCTACATTCTATACAAACTGAAGCCATGGAATAGTGCATCCATCAGACACTCTAGCAAGTTTGACAAAGGGACAGATAACATTCATTAGAAGACACAAGTTATACCAAAATGGCAAGACAAATGGTTGTccaagtgtggttgtccaagtGCAAAAGATACATACACTACAAACGAATACAAGAACACCTACTTCTGCTGAAGTAAAACTATTTACAGTTACAGCAAGAcaacacaaaaaaattattcgCCAATTAGGCTATTATACTAATGCTCATGTCACAACTTTATTTATGATATTAGAGGATGAGAAATAGCACCTTTGCTGAGCGCTTTGAACTTGTGCCCCCAGAGGTTGAAGGACTTCCTTTAGTTGCCCTCTTGCGCTTTTTGCCCTTAGTTGGCTGACATTCAAACAGGAAATAGAATGTTGTTAACATACTGTGCAAGAAAACAAATTTCTCCAAGAGTGAAAAATTTGCAAGTAAACAAACCGTCTCTTTTTCTGCAAGGAGGACATCACTTGTAGCATGAGGAGCCACCAAAAACTCAATAAGCTTTGCAACTATATCCTCCTGCATTTTCATTTTACAGCTCATTTAAGCAACTATCCTCCCAAATTTGATaataacaaaatttgatttttaaattaGGCTGAAAATTCATTTCTGATATGCCTCGCCTGCTCTCAAATGAGAAACAAAACCAGTGTTTCAGATAAAATCAGATACACTGTTGCATCTGAGGTCCATTCACTGTTAGATTATCAATTCATGTGGAATGTGAGGGCATACAATTTAAGTCTGGACTGAACAATGTGTATAATGTTAGTTAATCAACCGTTAAAAAACATCCCAACTGATGAGATAGTCGCTACTTTAGTCAGTTAGTGAACACGTGATAGATTCGCCACAATGAATAGAAAGATTTTGGGACAAATTTCCAAACCAAAAAAGTAGCTGCAGCAGTAAAAGTTAGCAAACCTTCCTAGTAGTAGCTTTGGAAACTGATACATTGAGAAGATCACAGAAGTCCAATAACTTCTCTTTATTACACTTGTCaagtttttcttttactttAGTATTTTGCTTGTCCTGCAACAATGACAAAATTTGAACCTCACTATCGTATCACAAGTAAATGAACGCTGTTAAAACTTTAG
Protein-coding regions in this window:
- the LOC126589594 gene encoding DEK domain-containing chromatin-associated protein 4-like, producing MGEEDTVANDTEMVANGTRQLGKTSKDVTLKKGDEKVEVKEMDVYKKGDKKDEAEKRNEGQETHRSKDEKVKDEAEEPKVEEIKEEIGPNEVKKDDENALVENGSKGEKVKETEDPIVEEKEEETAPNEKVETEEKKQIEVEEEKVDGLQVKEEKEKVKVEEKVEDKEEDKEEEMEEEKEEDKEEEKEEEMEEEAKMEKGSRKRGKGKSAEKTKEKKRKVAEKKEPEQRTPAIDRPVRERKSVERLVATIEKDNAREFHIEKGRGTPLKDIPNVAFKLSRRKIDDNLKLLHTILFGRRGKALEVKSNISRFSGFVWRGNEDKQNTKVKEKLDKCNKEKLLDFCDLLNVSVSKATTRKEDIVAKLIEFLVAPHATSDVLLAEKETPTKGKKRKRATKGSPSTSGGTSSKRSAKNRRKNDDDSKLGDKSTPDTEDESEEDVQEEEENDEDENENGIPEKSEDVMPEHSESEEKHDSSDDTDKEVEKKKPRSKSSSSRKKESSGKAGTKKSAVSAKSTPPPSKRQKKSSLKRTPVDDDSDMSPKVSSRKKKNVKVSKASTPKKSASKEKTGKKVAKVKDKTKEEKLRPTDDNLRDAICQILKEVDFNTATFTDILKQLAGQFNADLSLRKSAIKVMIQEELTKLADEADEEDEEEGDAEKDETQSAKEEKVEA